The Sporosarcina ureae genome includes a region encoding these proteins:
- a CDS encoding tRNA (adenine(22)-N(1))-methyltransferase: MNTNQLSERLSMVASFVPKDTVLADIGSDHAYLPCYLMNKGKIRKAIAGEVVTGPFEAATRNVALNGFADHIEVRLANGLQAIEDADNVETVTIAGMGGTLITSILEAGKDRLSHVQRIIVQPNLHAIAIREWAVANGFCIVDEEILLEDNKIYEVLVLERGTANYSKTDLLVGPILRYKQSDVFRAKWERDMFEWQRVIKALEHAEQTEEIKRKKANIQENIELVRKVLAHEEK; encoded by the coding sequence ATGAATACCAATCAATTATCGGAACGGCTGTCGATGGTGGCTAGTTTTGTTCCGAAAGACACTGTACTCGCGGATATCGGTAGTGATCATGCCTATCTGCCATGTTATTTAATGAACAAAGGAAAAATTCGTAAAGCCATTGCAGGAGAAGTCGTGACAGGTCCATTTGAAGCAGCGACACGTAATGTAGCTCTGAATGGTTTTGCGGACCATATTGAAGTGCGTCTAGCAAACGGTTTGCAGGCGATAGAAGACGCCGACAATGTAGAGACGGTAACCATTGCAGGTATGGGAGGTACATTGATTACATCGATCTTAGAAGCCGGTAAGGATCGTCTGTCGCATGTACAGCGGATCATCGTACAACCCAATCTGCATGCGATCGCGATTCGGGAATGGGCTGTAGCGAATGGGTTCTGCATTGTAGACGAAGAGATATTATTAGAAGACAATAAAATTTATGAAGTACTCGTATTAGAAAGAGGAACGGCTAATTATTCAAAAACGGATTTACTTGTCGGACCCATTTTACGCTATAAACAATCTGACGTATTCCGAGCCAAATGGGAACGAGATATGTTTGAATGGCAGCGAGTCATAAAAGCGCTTGAGCACGCAGAACAAACAGAAGAAATTAAGCGAAAAAAAGCAAATATACAAGAAAATATAGAATTAGTCAGGAAGGTGTTAGCGCATGAAGAAAAGTAA